From a single Pseudophryne corroboree isolate aPseCor3 chromosome 6, aPseCor3.hap2, whole genome shotgun sequence genomic region:
- the LOC134933802 gene encoding uncharacterized protein LOC134933802 has product MSDPTVTAFLTKLLCSHGGRLPRERLTQLLELPPEQIGQILQDEAQRFPQVGELVLAQSPVRICRKYRKKEEEEECGSLHLCREYMRGTCWPDMRCPRWLSHNMLSDHNQMVLKDNELSGLNDQELKVLLLQNDSQLLPEVCWKYLEVTCEQGNACTRLHVCEYFTRGECNRRVCKKSHNLLEASPDLLHDRHKLPVDAVQNFQMLCVLKHNQRLQERGKDVRRRAMRGRRGRDWRRSKTRRRTVSRCVMQDRSRKRQMKGKGFQVRGRSSSRPASESGESDHCESVEDDDDDGHEKPELEKLKDDWCRPKTPGSGNTHVGSDRRLKLAAPSCNAPKVHPPLSDTTIPNAAQARTEGLPSARSDKAMSAPSAPLTGSSETIGPSRVTTKSNYSTAGDPSFIMVASIRDTYTSHPTPPAGSTKPVITPISATWSALSTAQPSTQYSRINRTTSSPVIPPVTVTRLGERYQPNTTSHNAAQIRTEQVSPAASSNAMNTPTDALQKSSQRLGPSTVPPTSSVSLTSNKPTQLTGAMSVSSNVSNYQRRRPRRIPPVTAHALSTATTPAKAAISHLGGTRSLRASNVCNHPSRLSEGADQSSKLLTSVKPVSRPDLSQFSGTRSAVEVLKHHPVARTSPDRPTSSRKFTVSHYGTMVSVQGSGIDKSPLQEEEITCNEERCNGRVEERSSQQKDKKKSLLKWLIPQCLQTAIDKWKQKRYSPGKNYGG; this is encoded by the exons ATGTCGGACCCCACGGTCACCGCCTTCCTGACCAAGCTGCTGTGCTCGCACGGGGGGCGGCTGCCGAGGGAGCGGCTGACGCAGCTGCTGGAGCTCCCCCCGGAGCAGATCGGGCAGATCCTGCAGGATGAGGCGCAGAGGTTCCCGCAGGTGGGAGAGCTGGTCCTGGCCCAGAGCCCCGTCAGGATCTGCCGCAAGTACCGGaagaaagaggaggaggaggagtgcgggAGCCTGCACCTGTGCAGGGAGTACATGCGGGGCACATGCTGGCCGGACATGAG GTGTCCGCGCTGGTTGTCCCATAATATGTTATCAGATCACAATCAGATGGTGCTGAAGGATAATGAGCTCAGCGGGCTAAATGACCAGGAATTAAAGGTCCTTCTGCTGCAGAATGACAGCCAGCTGCTACCGGAG GTCTGTTGGAAATACCTGGAAGTCACCTGTGAGCAAGGAAATGCGTGTACACGGCTGCACGTCTGTGAATATTTCACGCGAGGGGAATGTAACCGCCGTGTTTGCAAGAAGTCGCACAATCTTCTGGAGGCGAGCCCCGATTTACTGCATGATCGCCACAAGCTACCTGTCGACGCTGTGCAGAACTTTCAGATGCTCTGCGTACTCAAACATAACCAGCGGCTCCAGGAACGAGGCAAAGACGTGAGAAGGAGGGCAATGCGAGGCCGCAGGGGCAGAGACTGGCGAAGATCCAAAACTAGACGTAGAACTGTATCTCGGTGCGTAATGCAGGACAGGAGTCGAAAAAGACAGATGAAAGGAAAAG GGTTCCAGGTTCGGGGGAGATCTAGCAGCCGACCAGCGTCTGAGAGTGGCGAGAGCGATCATTGCGAGTCTGTAGAAGATGACGATGACGATGGACATGAGAAACCTGAGCTAGAAAAGTTAAAAGATGACTGGTGTAGACCCAAAACACCCGGTTCAGGCAACACACACGTGGGATCAGATAGACGACTCAAATTAGCTGCACCGTCATGCAACGCGCCCAAAGTGCATCCTCCTTTGTCAGATACTACTATACCTAATGCAGCGCAAGCTCGCACAGAGGGACTGCCATCTGCTAGATCAGACAAAGCAATGAGTGCACCAAGCGCTCCACTTACAGGATCCAGTGAGACAATCGGACCATCCCGTGTTACCACAAAGTCAAATTATTCCACCGCTGGTGACCCCAGTTTTATAATGGTCGCATCTATAAGAGATACTTATACTTCTCACCCAACACCGCCTGCAGGATCTACTAAGCCTGTAATTACTCCAATCTCAGCAACATGGAGTGCATTATCCACTGCCCAGCCCTCGACACAGTACAGTAGAATAAACAGGACAACATCATCTCCAGTAATCCCTCCAGTCACTGTGACACGCCTTGGGGAGCGTTATCAACCGAATACTACTTCACATAATGCTGCGCAAATCAGAACGGAGCAAGTATCACCTGCTGCATCCAGCAACGCAATGAATACACCAACTGACGCACTTCAAAAATCCAGTCAACGGCTTGGACCATCTACTGTTCCACCAACATCTTCAGTTAGCTTGACTTCAAATAAGCCAACACAGCTCACTGGAGCAATGTCGGTATCCAGCAACGTGTCCAATTATCAGAGGAGGAGGCCACGCCGTATTCCACCAGTAACGGCTCATGCTTTATCCACCGCTACAACACCTGCTAAGGCCGCAATATCTCACCTTGGAGGTACCAGAAGCCTACGTGCATCAAACGTCTGTAACCACCCATCCAGGCTATCTGAGGGAGCTGACCAATCAAGCAAGCTCCTCACCAGTGTAAAGCCAGTGTCAAGACCTGATCTCAGCCAATTTTCTGGCACTAGATCAGCAGTTGAAGTTCTCAAACATCATCCGGTTGCCAGAACGTCCCCAGATAGACCTACGTCATCCAGAAAAT TCACTGTCTCGCACTACGGCACAATGGTTTCAGTACAAGGGAGCGGGATAGACAAGAGCCCCCTCCAGGAGGAGGAAATCACCTGTAATGAGGAACGTTGTAACGGTAGGGTGGAAGAACGCTCCTCCCAACAGAAGGACAAGAAGAAGAGTCTGCTAAAATGGCTGATCCCCCAATGTCTGCAAACGGCAATCGACAAATGGAAACAAAAACGTTACTCACCAG